The genomic DNA tcaagttttgacccctgcatttgttaccatccaaaaacaatattatgctttattaaatagacactggttgagctctaggaccaagctgaaaacaaccatttgtgttgaagcctgtttcccattagaacatactgtaaagatatagCCCCCCCCCAGTCCTCATGTCGGTTGTgtgccccccacttctaaagtcaaaactacatccatgaaAAAGCACAGCCCTTATTGATATTGCTTCAAGCTAGTAAAGAAAATAGAGGCACATGATTCTTTTAGCAGTGAGTTTTAGAAACCCATTAAAAAACCTACATTTAACTCTACATACAGTACATTTATATCAGGTCCTACCTGGGTCCTACGCAGGTTACCTGCACCCACTCCACACTGTAGAGGTATTTCTTTTAAAGCAACATGCATCTTAAATATTTAACAGATTTGTTGTGTTTGATGTAGAGACATTCATCTTCTGATGTGAAACTTGAGAAGAATCTTAGCTGTTTGGCAAAGTCAGCAAGTGAGAGAGTCACTTCTTGTCTTATTTCCTGGAGACATAAGCTGCAGCCCTACCCAACCTGCTGCCTCAGACCCTACAATCATTGAAGATGCAGTTTTATTTTTAccgtatttattattattattattattattattattattattattattattataaatttttTGTAAGTGGGATTGTAAGGACAACCTTCATGCAGTCAATATTGTGTATTAGATAGAAAGAAATCCAAGTGACTTTAATATTAAAAATCAAGGAGTgataagctaactgctagtcaaGTCAGGGCCCTTTAAAGATTACATATTGTCTTATTAAACAAATCAAATGCATTTTAGGCAGATACTTGAGTAAAGTGCATTTTCATGGGACAGTTAGACATTTTCTCTTTATATTTACTGACTAAAAGCTAGCCTGAGTGGGTTTGAGTGAGACCAATGTGACATGTAAGCAGTGTTACCACATTGAAATAGTAACTTGATTACTGACTACTGGTTACTCCTTCCAaaagtaacttagttactttaCTGATTACTTTATGCTCAAAGTAACTAAGTTAGATTAGCAGTTACTTTATAAATTATTTTCAGCAGCTGTCAATAACTAAACACtttgcctcaagataaaaatcagcaATCAGTTTTGCTATGCCAATGCAATGTGCAGGATAGCACAGGCAAACACACTGTAACCCCAAAATACTGTGAGATACATTGAAGAAATGCTGAATGGCACTACGTAACATCATTACTTACTCATGGTGCAAAATTAACACCAACTAAAAATAGCACCATCAGAACACTGAACAAGAGACTAGTGACACTAGTAACTGCGAAAAAAGCAGTGACTGTAGAAAAAGAACAAGCAGCAGGCGAAGTGCATTGTGGGAAGCCACTCGAGTTGTTTGTTATATTTTGGTGTGTTTACTTGCCAgtgttttcttgggtgttgttagTTTTTGTTCTGTGTTCTGATGGTGCTATTTTTGGTTGGTGCTAATTCGGTCATTTAGTAGCTCAACATGCTGCTTGTTCTGATGCTGTTGTTGGTTACATGTGTTTTGCTATTCTTTACGCTGGTTTGTTCATTACGCAAAACTAGTAAACAGTAGCGCTTAGTGTCTTGGACAAGTAACTTTGATTAACGATATGAAAGTAGTAGCACGTTAGATTAGTCGTTACTTGAAAAAGCGGTCACTTCAGAGTAATGTGCAATTAACTAACATGTTACTGGCATAACTGAATCTAAGATATTTTCAACTTAACCCTGGTTTACACTAgagatgggatttatggctctttcatgggagctaTTCATTAGTCGGtcatttacctcaaagagccgttcaaaagactggcttctTTGAACGAAGTGAAGACAATGGAGGAGGGAGGGGGGCTATTAAGAGCAACGTGTTCCTGCAGTGTCCGTGAGGGTGCACAGGGTTGGTTAGGGTTCCTCCTACGGctgtcacagcggtgggtggggtttgagcaggTGCACTTTACCGACTTCCAGGGAGGTTTGTTACCGGAAGACAaaatgaacggctctctacagggactcggctctcattgttcactttgaaaacccgctcAAAAGATTCGATTCATTCGTGAATGTCACATcattagtttatacttctccatctgcagagttgcggagacacgcaacgccattatcagtCATTGTAggacttcttctacagtctcacaAGAACAGATGGAGTAGACCCAGACTTTCTACATATTAGTTAAATGTGACAGACatcgcaagcctgtgattggtcaggacactgcttCCTTTTACTTCATCAACAGCACCGCCGTCCTCCCTCAAAAAAAGTTGAGCGAAAGCCAAAATAATGTAGCGACAGAGACTCAGAGCAGATTGAAGAATGTCTCGTGGAAAAAGTTTGATGATATAAACGTTAACACATtcatgactgaaggagtacaaacatGCAACAGACTTTTGATTCATGGACAGAAattacaggaaatgtgggtttagaggtggtgactgcaTGAAGAGCTGGAAGATAATGAAGGGCATATTTGTCAGTGTTTAAAAAGTccctaaaatacataaacacaatgtAAACACACAATAGCAAATTCATCTAAATGTGACTGCAATGAtagcaggataccccagaaaagtggtatgccctctgctgtcctggtagagaattgcttcacaacactgacgcatccatagacatgaatacgtaggtgCTCTGTTGGGTGCTGGAGAGCATAACAGCACCATAATGGATGGGATTTCCTCACTattcaaagtcaatgcagagtggacaaCTATGCCGGGTTTTttgcagcctacggttgcaacagCCGGCATACAATTGAAAACAATTtatgtgggattactattgacttttccagCCTACCTCATGTGATTTTATATTTGAATATATTTTAAcgtattttgtttaattatatttatattttaactatctTGCCATACCATGTGtcagattttgtgaaaaagcttgataaaatgtgtgtttttagttgggtaagcactttTCTCACTGGAAATTAATGCATCCAgggggtgaatggagacccaaCTAAGTTGGCGGCTGGCCACTATAGAAGCTCCAATAGGCAGTGCTAGTCCATGAGGCatctacgtatatatatatatatatatatatatatatatatatatatctgtcatATATATTTATGTCTGTGGACACATCAGCGGAGAAGTACAAAAGGAAAACATCTCAGAGAAGCGTAAACTAGGCTTTATGAGTTCTCCAAAGAAGCCCACTTTTGAGAAAAAAAGTTAACTATGCCTTCAAATCCTCAAGCATTTATCTGGGTTAATCTATGCACATACTGAACAACTAGGTCAACATTTTCTGCAGAGCAGTTGGTCAAGACAAAGTAGCGTCATCAGTGTTTAGTGAAAAATATCTATATCCATGAAGAAACTGACTAGGTAACAGGCAGTCTGACAGAAGATAGCAACTAATGCTAAGCCGTAGCCAGTGTTAGCTTAATGGAATTAGCATTACATATATTTAACTTCACATATGAAACTGTGATTTATGAGAATGTGGATTTCTAAAAGTGTGTCTGCGGTCCGGCTCATGTTGCACATGCTTATAACACATGATTCTTTATTAGCTGCATCCTCTGATTTACTTTTTTATTTCTAGGGGTTGGTGGGATTTTTAGGGTATTGTCTATCATTCTTTTTAAAAGCTTATTGTGTTGCTTCCATTTGCTCAGCATTTAAACCTGGTTTGCAATATTTAGCTGTCCTTCCTGACAAAGCATTGATGCGTCAAGCAAAAAGGAAGTACAAGTAGTGAGCTAAGTCCTACAATACTGTGTATGATCATtgtttaaaaactgttaaaagcTTCTTGTTATTTTCCACATgcttttcaaataaataaaagtttaaaaCACTGTAATTTTAAATTCTGATGATTTGAACTTCTCTCTGTAGATCTGGGGTGTGGTGGTGGGGTTTGGCGACCCTACTGATTTTGGGTTTTCTGCCTCAAAAGTCCTCAGAGCGTCTTGGTGTTGGAGTTGGAGAATGAGAGGGTCACATTTCTGCATTTTCAAACTGCACGGGGGAAGGCTCAGACGCTTGTTTCTGCATATGCACAGaacatcagttcagattacctGGCCTTTTTGGATTCTCTGGCTAATGTCCTGGAAGAGGTGTCATCTGGGATTCTGTTATCCAATCATGCCTCTCGGTTCACCAGTAAGGGTGTGATTAATAGAAATGGCATCCCTGATCCGATCCTGAGCTGTCTCTTGTTTTAGGACTCCTGCAAAATGTGTGGGATGTCCATAACATAACAAAAAATTACTGATCCAAAGGTGGTTCATAGATGTACTTTGAACTACTTCCCATTGGGATAAAGGTCACTGATTGATTTGTGATGGTTTCATCTCGTCTATGGCCCCGCGTCTTGGACAATCAGATGAGAGAGAGGTAAAGCTGTCAACACATCACCACGAGTTGTATCTGGTGGCTGAAGAAGATACGGGAGAACCCTGGTAAACCCAAACAAGTATTGAGAGTGAACTAGGAATATTCAAAGATATCTTAAATTCACACCCATCGTGTAAATTCACCTACAGGAGAGTTTTCTACATGTCCAAGGGAAGACTGGTGACATGGAGACCAAATGTTCTAAACCTCCATGGGTGCCTGCCCTGGTGGTATCTAGAGAACCTATTGGTGCATATGCATCACTTGTCCAGGACGACTGGTGCTTCAGTGGCTTTGGAACAACATCTCAGGTGTGAGAGGAATTTGGAGAGGCCACATAAAAGGACTTTCAGTTTGCCTTGAAAAGCTTTTGGCAAATTATGCAACGACCCAGGAAAGGAAAGCAGTGTATGGTTTGGTTTGGGCACTGCTGACCCAAGTTTGTGAGTGGTGGAAAGACCACTGAGGATTGTCCTAGATTCAGTTACTATATACCTCAATGACGAAGCAGGCTGAGGACTGGAAGCTGTCACATTGGTAGCAGTCACTAACATGTGATGGGCCCCAGCTGGGTGCCAGGGTTAGATTAAATTTGCTCTGAAATCCTGAAGGATCTGGGTATTTTTGGACTATCATATGGTTGACAAACCTCTTCAGTGTTGCATGGAAAATGGTGTCTGTGGGGTGGCAGCcacaattttttaaaatatggTTATGTTCTAGCTATTAAGGGATCACATGTCTCAACCAAAAGTCACATGCGGGGGGCGGTGTGGCTTTTGTTCAAGTCATGGAACAGTGGACCAGATTATCACCATTGCTAAGTAGCCAACCTGAGTCCATGGATTTCAAACAGGAGAAGGTGGGATCCCCCTCTGGGTTGGAAGTGAGTCTCTGCCTCAAGAGGTAGAGTTTAGGTACATTGGTGTTTTGTTTGTGAGTGGCAATAAGAAAGAATGAGAGATGGAATAATGGATCTGGGTCTCATCTAATAATGAGGGCATTGTTCAAGGTCAAGGGGAAGGAGCAGTGCCGAAAGCTTTTGCTTTACCAGTTTATCCATTGTCTAGCCCTCCTCCATGGTCACATTatttgtgtggcaaggtggagaaacgagggcctgggtgggattcgatccccagactcccaggtgagagtcatgcgcgtttaccagtcagccaaagggacatccccttggccaagatgccagggcgcatgatcaatcgggacactgtgacaggacgctcacactgccacatctggaTAATGAccaaagaacaagatcacacatACAAGCAACTAAAAGATGTTCTCTATAGGGTAGCTGGGTTCAGCCTTAAACTTGCGGTGCGGAGACACACAATGCCAAGATCCATCATCACAAGCGCTCTGTGGCAGACCAACAGAGGAGGACAGAGATATGCCTGATTTTGGAGATCAGGGAAAGCACAAGTTAGTCGGCACACCACTTGTTTTGAATTCGTCAACAGCATCACCATTTCCCCAAAAAATTAATACATAAACAAACAAGTGCTGAAGATATATGCAGCAAACATGAAACAGATAAAAGAACATCTTGTGGAAGAAGACCAATGTTATAAACATTTCTAAAGCCCTTCAATGAAAGAGAACAAAGATTTGTAGCTAATTTGTGGAAGGGAGTTGAAGGAGACatgggtttggaggtggtgactgcatgaagaggtCTCTGGAATACAGACACAGTAGTAAGTACACTACTGTTGACCAGAGCGATGACTGCAATGGTGGCGGGATAGCCTCACCACCCTCAGAAAAGTGCTACGccccctgttgtcctggtgggcaattgctttgcaaaacTGCCCAAGTATCGGAGAAGTGGGAAAGGAAAACATCTCCTGCAACATGTGTTCCTGCCTCCACAGCCCAGCTGACGGAGGAggataaactaggctttagagaTAAAATGAGGAGCCCCATCTTCCTGGGGGAGCTGGGAGCAGAGTTGCTGCTTCTTTGCATTTAAAAAAAGCAGAAGGTGATTTGGGCGTCTCATTAAGATGCCTTCTGGTTACCTTACTCTTGAGATTTTCCTGGGACATCCCTCTGGAAGGAGGCCTGGAATTTACTGGAGGGATTGTATATCCACCCTGGCCGGGAGTTCCCTCAGGATTCCCTGGAAGGAGCTCAAGAGTGTCACTGGGGAAAAGCATGACTGGATTTCCTTCCATGAATTGTTTCTTCCCCTATCCAGCATTCGATGAGAAGTAGAGAATGAATGGCTGGAATGATGTTTTGAATTTGTTATTTATTGTAGAACAGTTCTGCCAAGCATTTATTACGTTGCATTTTTCTTGATTTAAGTGCCTGAAAAGTATTTTGGTTTGAACTTCAGgtgaaaaacagtcaaataattattttaataagtGTTATTTGTAAGAAAAGCTACAGTCGGACTGGATGTTTGATGGAAATAAAGCCAACTCGTCTAAACAGTAAACAACAAAAGAGAACCCGAGGCTCATTTTTGGTCAAATGCTCTAAATAAATCATAATTCTGATATTGTGTTCGGTGTCCTGACTTACCTAATATTTGTTGTCTGTCATCTGCATAGTTACCTCTCAGGTGGTGCAGTTATGTGCAAATGTACATTTTCCAAGTTAAATGCCCCAGCTTGAGCTTTTAACCTAAAGATGACATGCTAACTCACCAGCTTGTACGAATTAGCTAATATATAAATCTGAGAGCTGATGTTTTGATTGCTCTCTCTCACTTCTTTTTTGGTGTCGGTTTTGATTCGCCTTTGGATCCTGACAGGCCATTTTCTGTGTTGTCAATCCCTGATGAAGTTACAAGGCACTCTTTACTGCAGTGGGGGGAAAGGAAAGTCATGTTAGAGGACCTGTAGAAAcacatatctttattaaatgaacCCCAAGCCACTGCACTGACAAGGAAATAAAAAAGACTCACTTTTTCTCTTCAAGTTTGGCAAGAACATATAGGGTGAAGTTCTTAAGCAACATGAAGCCCATCAGAAAAGCTATGGCTCCGCCCACAGCTGAGGCAATGATGATGGTCACCGTGTTGTCCACCACCCTCACTACAGATGAGATCACAGGaaaaaacttttatttatatttgaAAAAATTGCTACAGATAATGAAACACCCTCAAGTGTAGCAAAGGGCTGGATGAAATCCTACACATGTTTTCTGCCATCTGGTGGATGATCTAAGTACTACAGGTGAAAAGAGCAATTTAAAAATCATTTCACTAATATTTCATAGTTCtgattttaaattaattaatggATTTTTGACTGCTTTACTGAAACAATTTTACTACAATAAGTGCAATTCTCTCTAAAGTCTCTTAGTTGAACTAGTTTCTTTTCGTGATTGTGATGTGAGGCCTACTTTTTTGGCAGATTGAAGTGTTTTTAACCTCTGAAGTTGTAGAATAACTAACCACATAAAGATGTGAGAAACATCATATGTGATTTAAAACCAAAAACCTTGAGTTTGAATGAATTATTTGTTAATAAACTCATGTTGTGAGCACTCACACTCGTCCACCACGATGAGGGTGAAGATGGTGCTGTGGTTCTTGTTCATCTCTTTGGGATTACGTCCAAAACACGTGTACTGGCCTGCATCTTCAAAGGTGATGTTCCACAACAAAATGGAGACGTTGTTTTTAATGTTCTTTCCCACAAACTCCACTCGGTCTCTAAATATTTTCACCGGTGGGTCGGAGTCCTCCGAAGGTATCTCTGCTTCACACACCTGACAGGATCAGCAATCTGTTAAATATCAATAATAGTCACAAGTTCCAACACTACAAAAACTGATTTCTAGGAAAGTTTTTTTATCCtaatttttagacatttaattctgttttttatgaaaataaaataaaattttctcTAGAAAAATAAAATGACTTAAAATGAGGTAAATATTCTTAACTATGATCCAAATTTCCTGGTTTTGAGCAAAACAATCTGCTAGAAATCTTAAAACTAGCAACTAaacttaaaatgaaataaaaattagATTATTTAGCTAGTTTTAGGATTTCTAAATTTTGCTCACCTCATTGGCAGATTTTCTTTTATTCAAAACAAGGACAATTGaatcatatttaagaatatttaccttgTTTTAAGCAATTTTATATTTCTAGagaataatttattttctttttagactaaaaataagataaaatgactaaaaatgagattaaaaaacatttttgcagTGCAGAGGCTGAGAAGAAATATCTCAAACAAGTTTTTTTTACCTTTGTCATGGTGCCATTGTCGTTGTATTGCCAGTTGAAGTACAGGTTTCTTATGCCAATACAGCTGGCATATGTGCAAGGCAGCATGACTGTGGAACCATTCACCGCCTCTAAAAAGGGAATCTTCCCCACAGACATCTCCAGACCCTGAGCAGACCACACACCTGAGGAAGAAGAGCAATATTAAAGATAAGGCGTTACCTGTCTTTCATTGACAGAGCTGTTCAGATAGGTCCATCAGCATGTTAGAGACCATTTCTCATCTTTCTCTAATTACACAGTGACTATTCCATCAAAAAGGCATGTTGAAATCAAAATTTCTCTTCTTTTGCTTTGAAaatatctaaaagaaaacattctACCAtggcttttttggaaatggatgaCTGCATACATTCATAAAACACAGGAAATATGTTTGCTCAAAATTTAGGAAGTCTTTGCACCAAAGAGGGAATGAAATCAAGCTGTCTTGTAACCCGAGTAAATACAAAATGCTGTTTTACAAGGATGGTTTTATTTATCCAGGgaataaagtatttttaaccAATCTGGCCTCTTGTGAAAAAGCAAATGCCATCTATGTTAAATCATGAATAAACTGTGTTATCTAAAAAACAAAGTTCCCTTTTATCAGCCACACACAGGCCTGATTACTAGACTTAGGAATTCACTTCATTAGAACCAGACTGACAACATGAAGTCGGCTAAAAGAGCTCAAATAGCAACATGTCATGTCCCTTTTTAAAAGAAACTCAAGAAAAAGAACCCTGAAAAAACTCTTAAGCACTGCATACCTCAGCTGTTAAAGGAAATAAATCATTTACAATAAGAACCCACTGATGGCGGCCTCATTCAAAGTGTGCTAGTCTCTAGAGACAGGAAGAAGTCCACTGACTGTTGGGTAACAAACGAGTAGATAATTTACACTTTTTAAAACAACGCTTGATCCAAAAAGTCACACCAATGCTTTGGATAATTGTAGATATTATCTGTTTTTAAACCAATATTGCATGAGAGTTTATGCTGTTTGTTTCGAAAGAAAAACATCCAATAGACTTTTCTACAGTGCTACATCACTCCCCTTGATCGCCTGCGACTAGCCAGTCCTCTTTACTCCGGACTCAGTCACCTTTTTACTTTGGGCCAGATTGGTTCAGATAGCTCCTTTTTCTCTAAAAGAAAACATGGTGATTGAAATTATTTTTTATGGCACAGTGGATCGCCTGACCCAGGTAATAACCATTGGTGTGGACagtggcagatttagcaatttgggggcccaaggcgaactcagacatgggcccccttacactaaatttttgacaatcttacctttatctggatttgcgaaactctcccctcttctgccatgagttattttccctttttattggtCCTCCACTTTGTCTTTCCCTCCCTTtaagcgctttcaatatttgctctgctttctttttgctgtcagtgctcctgtgctttagccattatttttttctgttttccattttggtctatgttttcctccttttaaacattttccattttctCTCCCTTCCGCTGCCTTTTGATGTTTATATCAAAAAACGAGATcaatttcagaagtgaagattaaagttaaaaagttaaagtcccattagttgtcacacacacaggtgtgtgtgcgacatttattctccgcatttgacccatcccctgggggagcggtgagctgcagacaagccgcgctcgggaactatttggtgataaaagcttttttaaagcaaagCCGCttttttctcttattggagccactaggataactccatttcatgcttaatgttttgactaccgctttgagtttgttatgaATGCCccctcctctcttcttcttctggtaATGGCTAAGTAGCTCACTAAGCTAGGACACAGCAAAGAAGTTAACCTTTGGACTTCTTGACTAAAAATGGTTTTGTTTCCTCCAGAAATCTTTTGAGTTTGATGCTGTAAGTGAAGTATTTTCAAATTTGATTTAATGTTGGTAGCTTACGAGTTAGTTGCTTGATACTACTGACAACAGCACGCTCAGTCTCATTCTTGCGGCTTCATTTAATCTATTTGTTTGATTGATTATTTTACGCAACCATGGTAAATTGTTGCTGTATTGTGGGGTGCAAACAGGGATTGCCAGGGAATAATGGTGGAAAACGGGCTAACTTTTCTCTGTTTTCCTGCTAGGAGGCAAAGCCACAGAGACCAaggatgtttctcaatgccaaggaaccttgccttgatgtcttggcccctccCCGGTTgcttaggagatatgtcatcgggagccaccaagacgtcttccaatgttcatgttctaccgaggcgtgtgttctccgtttgttagccgtttagctagctgagcaaggatacatgggaggtcttGTAGCcttgccttggtcaaaaattacccataatacaccgcagtattttcaaaaggatggcggatcagaagccggcagctacttcgggggcaaatttcaagtttaaaagcaaTTCAACTAATTTGAAATGTTTTTtgaagatccaaagaagttacgtattgttggttagttgcttaatagttgcagcttcggtggctagcgggtagtaactcgcttatatatttaacaaatatatacacaatttaaaaagtaacaggctcattatatatttatattgaaactaatacgtataaaatataactttatatataattttgATAGTTTTCctagaaaaaccagcaaatgaAATGTATACCTCTCATTCAGACATTTACATCCACTCACCACAAACAAGATAGCCAATCCAACAAGTTGTCATCGCTGCtccagtcttgggtctttcacATTGATTCAAACCTTTTATAatgctgattttgtccacatacTGGTCCCGATGTCTTTATTTAATGTATTCCTTTATGTTCtgcatcctttttgggattttaacatgttaacaCTTCATTTCTCCCAAATCTGCATCTTCTCTGCGACGTACTGTttgttttcacttttttttttttacacgcgTGGAGCCATCAGCATGTCTACGCACATGTCAGAATCCAACACATAATCACGTGTGATCCCAAGCCCTCCAGACACTGATTTCTACTGCATGTAACATATCAATACCTCACAAATACTGCAGAAAGACTGGATTCAACCAATCTGGGCTCCTAACTAGGAGACGGATGGATGCTGGACGGTGATTTTGTAACGTTGTTGTCtggatttaaacgtttttaaagagCTGCTATTTTATACACACTTTCTCTTATTGGCATTCCAGAATTGAAGGCCTCAGTAACCCAAGACAACAATGTCCTTGCAGTGACATTATTGTCAATAAGACAGGATGCAGTCTGTGCGTGAAAAGTGTAACTCTACACCAGAATCACCAGAGTCTGGAGACATCAGAATGTGGAAGTGATTAAATTTTGCCATCACAGATCCGACCACAAAAGGCAAAAACTGAAGGACAAAGGAATTTGTCTTTTTTGAGGTTAGCATTTTATCATGTTCTTAGTATTTCTAATTTAGCAGGTGCTCAGTTGAACTTCCTGGTTTATGTGCAAAAATTAGGATTTTATTTCTAGCAGTTTCAGGACAAATAGAACATTAATAAGTGTTTCGGGAGCTGGTCTCCAGCCTTGCTGTGATTCTGCAGCTTGTTTTGCGCACATTGTGTTACTCCAACAACATGGTGAAGGTCAGCATCAGGTAAACACTGCAGCATCTAGGAATGACACTGCTAGGACCAGCAGAGGTTGCTAAGCACAGCAAAAGAGAGCAGCTTGAACCATTCCCAGGAATGATCTTCACCTGAATAATCTGAAAAATAACTATCACTGCTGTTTTTGTGCAAATATACTTTGGCAGTTGTCATTGAAGGCCTTCCATAGTATGTGTTGCAAtgagttttttcttcttttttcttttcatgtttttaaacagttttagTTGACATCCTTAGTTTTTATCACCTTCAGTTCTAAAGCTGCTGACAAAAGGTGCAAAATACTATAAACagagcattttgccttggccttaACACTGTGCTTTAGTCTGACATACTTAGAATATGCTGAAAATGTATTCCTAAGAATTGCTAAAAACCTGTTCTGGGGGTTTTCAGGAGAAAGTAGAACAGTGGTGCTCCAGTTTCTATCCAGCATATGTCAACTGTAGACCATTATTTAAATCACAGATAAATGTGCTCAGTAACTGAAACGTGTTTCCCATAAAAAATAGAAAAAGCTGCAAAACAAAAGAGGACTGAGGCTTGTTTCGGACTGTGTTGTTGCCCAAAAGTCATTTGGTTTCTTTGTGGATTTGAAACAATAGACTAGTTTTCTGTAGCACATGTGAGCATAAATTAAACAGAGGCCTATAGAAATGTGTCAAAGTGCACTAGTATGTGATTGACTGAAAACATCAATGACAATGTTATTTTTGACCTGCAGCAGAAATTCTGCTGCTTGGACACCCGCAGCTGCCTTTTATGCCCAGATTGCAGTTTTTGTTTGCAGGTGGCAACAACCTGCCTCTGTCTAAATAAAGAAACAAAATGTGTTCTACAATAATAGGAAAACATAATGTAACTGGCAACAATAAGTTATTAACTCATCTGTTCATTCGTGAAAATGCATGGACTATGTTATTAATTATTCTGCTAAATATCAGCATAGAAACTAAATACTATTTAAACTTTAATCAATATTTGCTGCATTGTTGCTGCAGTGGTGCTTCCAACTAACATGTTCAATCAAAGCAATGAATTTCAAGAGATGTATGCATGAGTAACTGACTCAACACAATCTAGTGCAATTGTCATCCAACCACTGAACATCCCTGGTTCCTCGCGGATCTGTAAGTAAAAGTTTCTTCATCACTTCAGCCTCCCTATACTCTGACTCTGAATCTCTCTGGACCAGAACAATATGCTGTAAAACACCAGGGCAAAAGTGCAT from Nothobranchius furzeri strain GRZ-AD chromosome 10, NfurGRZ-RIMD1, whole genome shotgun sequence includes the following:
- the scn4bb gene encoding sodium channel, voltage-gated, type IV, beta b — translated: MEVRWTGAEPLRLGSPNAAISLIFTLMFGVWSAQGLEMSVGKIPFLEAVNGSTVMLPCTYASCIGIRNLYFNWQYNDNGTMTKVCEAEIPSEDSDPPVKIFRDRVEFVGKNIKNNVSILLWNITFEDAGQYTCFGRNPKEMNKNHSTIFTLIVVDELRVVDNTVTIIIASAVGGAIAFLMGFMLLKNFTLYVLAKLEEKNKECLVTSSGIDNTENGLSGSKGESKPTPKKK